The following are encoded together in the Puniceicoccaceae bacterium genome:
- a CDS encoding sigma-54 dependent transcriptional regulator, producing the protein MANDKTILVIDDDSEIRYSLKRVLEPRGYEVQLAGSGEEGVERASELQPAVIFSDNRMQGISGIEALQHIRNASPDSMVIIMTAYGTTQTAIEAMKFGAFDYIVKPFELKKVLNLTTKAFDAWAQLHTESEPSLPGIDSRDYEEGMVGSSDVMRDVFKLIGQVAPSDATVMITGESGTGKELVARCIYRHSLRSEGPFVAVNCAAIPENLIESELFGHEKGSFTGATHLKKGKFELADRGTIFLDELGDMTLSTQTKVLRVLQEGELQRVGGNETIKVNVRLVAATNKNLEQIVKDKEFREDLYYRLNVFRLRLPALRERTDDIPLIANFLLQKLANKSGSKPKRLSQESLRLLMTHDWPGNVRELENMIHHSAVLAQGDVILPGDFPAELRQRSSSRTSPATPPSPETQALDSPSQIPEIAESEAEPESPEPEWGAQPQRADVLPTAPAAANTWIGGGMNREESFDHIYKLLRKENHRALLVAMEKEMILRTLKETKGNQLKASEVLGISRSTLRKRIEEFSIETKG; encoded by the coding sequence ATGGCAAACGACAAGACCATCCTGGTCATTGATGATGACAGTGAAATCCGCTACTCCCTGAAGCGTGTGCTTGAGCCGCGCGGCTATGAGGTGCAGCTCGCTGGAAGCGGGGAGGAGGGTGTTGAACGCGCATCCGAGCTTCAGCCCGCAGTGATCTTTTCCGACAACCGGATGCAGGGCATCAGCGGTATCGAGGCGCTGCAGCACATTCGCAATGCTTCGCCGGATTCGATGGTCATCATCATGACGGCCTATGGCACCACTCAGACGGCGATCGAGGCGATGAAGTTTGGCGCCTTCGATTACATCGTAAAGCCGTTTGAGCTGAAGAAGGTGCTCAATCTGACCACCAAGGCGTTTGATGCCTGGGCGCAGCTGCACACCGAGTCGGAACCGTCCCTGCCCGGCATCGACTCCCGTGACTACGAGGAGGGCATGGTAGGCTCCAGCGATGTGATGCGCGATGTGTTTAAGCTGATCGGTCAGGTCGCACCCAGTGATGCGACTGTCATGATCACCGGGGAGAGCGGCACCGGCAAGGAGCTGGTAGCCCGCTGCATTTACCGTCACAGCCTTCGCTCGGAGGGTCCCTTTGTGGCGGTCAATTGTGCCGCGATTCCGGAGAATCTGATTGAGAGTGAGCTGTTTGGCCACGAGAAGGGCTCCTTTACCGGGGCCACCCACCTGAAAAAGGGGAAATTCGAACTTGCTGATCGTGGCACCATCTTTCTCGACGAGCTGGGCGACATGACGCTCTCCACGCAGACCAAGGTTCTCCGCGTCCTCCAGGAGGGAGAGCTGCAGCGCGTTGGTGGCAATGAAACGATCAAGGTCAATGTTCGTCTCGTCGCCGCGACCAATAAAAACCTGGAGCAGATAGTGAAGGATAAGGAGTTTCGTGAGGACCTCTACTACCGGCTCAATGTGTTTCGCCTGCGACTGCCTGCCCTGCGGGAGCGCACCGACGACATCCCGCTCATTGCCAATTTCCTGCTTCAGAAGCTGGCCAACAAGTCCGGCAGCAAGCCCAAACGCCTGTCGCAGGAGTCGCTTCGGCTCTTGATGACTCACGATTGGCCGGGCAATGTGCGCGAGCTTGAAAACATGATCCATCACAGCGCGGTGCTGGCACAGGGTGATGTCATCCTGCCGGGTGATTTCCCTGCAGAGCTGCGGCAGCGCAGTTCATCACGCACCAGCCCGGCAACCCCACCCAGTCCCGAAACGCAAGCACTCGACTCTCCATCGCAGATACCCGAAATCGCGGAATCTGAGGCCGAGCCAGAGAGTCCGGAGCCGGAATGGGGTGCACAACCTCAGCGCGCCGATGTGCTGCCAACTGCCCCGGCAGCGGCCAATACCTGGATCGGCGGTGGCATGAATCGCGAGGAATCCTTTGACCACATTTACAAGTTGCTGCGCAAGGAGAACCATCGTGCGCTGCTGGTTGCCATGGAGAAGGAAATGATCCTTCGCACCCTCAAGGAGACCAAGGGCAATCAGCTCAAGGCCTCTGAGGTGCTCGGCATCAGTCGCTCCACTCTGCGCAAGCGCATTGAGGAGTTTTCCATCGAGACCAAAGGCTGA